The Triticum aestivum cultivar Chinese Spring chromosome 7B, IWGSC CS RefSeq v2.1, whole genome shotgun sequence genome window below encodes:
- the LOC123160148 gene encoding transcription factor bHLH48 has protein sequence MRHPSPPPELPAAGGEIQAMAPASAAGSSSTGGSFTALLGLPTSQAIELLLPGAAPAPAPAPAFPSDPHLVDRAARFSAFASPSPSPTPPPAASSAKRKADPASKGKVAKKGKTTAGGGEEKDSGEDEKPAYVHVRARRGQATDSHSLAERARREKINARMELLKELVPGCSKVSGTALVLEEIINHVQSLQRQVEYLSMRLAAVNPRVDFGGLDNLLTTECGRITGLNCKSGMDLEQVSWPDMGVHGARNLAQLQQQFWHGDLAHPHQPASQWEKRGDVQPSGFSNTSSSLFGYDLASSGPQQPPTSKLKTEL, from the exons ATGCGccacccctcgccgccgccggagctccccGCGGCCGGGGGTGAGATCCAGGCCATGGCGCCCGCCTCGGCCGCGGGCTCATCCAGCACCGGAGGCTCGTTCACGGCGCTCCTGGGGCTCCCGACCTCACAGGCCATAGAGCTCCTGCTCCCCGGCGCGGcgccggcgcccgcgcccgcgcccgccttCCCCTCCGACCCGCACCTCGTCGACCGCGCCGCCCGCTTCTCCGCCttcgcgtcgccgtcgccgtccccgacccctcctcccgccgcctcctccgccaagCGCAAGGCTGACCCCGCCTCCAAG GGGAAGGTGGCGAAGAAGGGGAagacgacggcgggcggcggcgaggagaagGACTCGGGCGAGGACGAGAAGCCGGCGTACGTGCACGTGAGGGCCAGGAGGGGCCAGGCCACGGACAGCCACAGCCTCGCCGAGCGG GCGAGACGGGAGAAGATAAATGCGAGGATGGAGCTGCTCAAGGAGCTGGTCCCCGGATGCAGCAAG GTATCAGGAACAGCGCTGGTACTGGAGGAGATCATCAATCATGTTCAATCCCTTCAAAGACAAGTCGAG TACCTGTCAATGAGACTCGCAGCAGTAAACCCAAGGGTTGACTTTGGTGGGCTAGACAACCTTTTGACTACAGAG TGTGGAAGGATAACAGGTTTAAACTGCAAGAGTGGAATGGACTTGGAGCAAGTCAGCTGGCCTGACATGGGCGTTCACGGAGCAAGAAATCTCGCGCAGCTACAACAGCAGTTCTGGCATGGTGATTTGGCACATCCACATCAGCCAGCTTCACAGTGGGAAAAACGGGGGGATGTACAACCCTCTGGCTTTAGCAACACCAGTTCTTCTCTCTTCGGCTACGATCTCGCAAGCTCTG